The Euphorbia lathyris chromosome 2, ddEupLath1.1, whole genome shotgun sequence genome includes a window with the following:
- the LOC136218768 gene encoding uncharacterized protein isoform X6: MLQKTNYTSSPCLKLSLGLYGIFPVSVYGSFLPRHIFYRLHALCAYLRCIFVALCMLFLYPSFDVILADQVSIVIPLLKLKKSTKVVFYCHFPDLLLAQHTTSLRRLYRKPIDFAEEITTGMADMILVNSKFTASTFAKTFTQLHSRGIQPAVLYPAVNVDQFEEPHSYKLNFLSINRYEKKKNIELAVSAFAMLRTLDEHSLQNSNLADTTLTIAGGYDKRLRENVEYLEELKSLAAREGVMDRVKFIMSCSTAERNALLSECLCVIYTPKDEHFGIVPLEAMAAHKPVIACNSGGPVETVKDGVTGFLCESTPKDFSLAMAKLIQDTQMAKIMGNEAHRHVTESFSTKIFGQHLNEYLVNVASSKED, encoded by the exons ATGTTGCAGAAGACTAACTATACGAGTTCACCCTGCTTAAAGCTGAGTTTAGGATTATATG GTATCTTCCCTGTGAGTGTATATGGTTCCTTTCTACCTCGGCACATATTTTATCGTCTACATGCACTATGCGCATATTTGCGGTGTATTTTTGTTGCTCTATGCATGCTGTTCCTGTATCCATCATTTGATGTCATATTGGCAGATCAGGTGTCTATTGTCATCCCCCTGTTGAAACTTAAAAAATCAACAAAg GTTGTATTTTATTGTCATTTCCCTGACCTATTACTAGCTCAACACACTACCTCTCTCCGGAGGTTATATAGGAAACCCATTGACTTTGCGGAAGAAATTACAACTG GAATGGCAGATATGATCCTTGTTAATAGCAAATTTACTGCATCTACCTTTGCCAAGACATTCACCCAACTCCATTCACGAGGAATTCAACCAGCTGTTCTATACCCTGCTGTAAATGTGGACCAATTTGAGGAACCACATTCTTATAA ATTGAATTTTCTGTCCATAAATCGgtatgaaaagaaaaagaacatcGAATTAGCAGTTTCAGCCTTTGCTATGCTACGCACCCTCGATGAGCATTCTCTTCAAAATTCCAATCTAGCTGATACCACTTTGACTATTGCAG GTGGATATGATAAACGGCTGAGAGAGAATGTTGAATACTTGGAGGAGCTGAAAAGCTTAGCAGCAAGAGAAGGGGTGATGGATCGGGTTAAATTCATAATGTCTTGCTCAACAGCTGAAAGGAATGCTCTTCTTTCTGAATGTCTCTGCGTCATTTATACACCAAAG GACGAACATTTCGGGATTGTTCCTCTGGAGGCAATGGCAGCTCATAAGCCCGTTATTGCATGCAACAGTGGGGGTCCTGTGGAAACAGTAAAGGATGGAGTTACAGGATTTCTTTGTGAATCCACTCCTAAAGATTTCTCTCTGGCAATGGCTAAACTCATTCAAGATACCCAGATGGCGAAAATTATGGGAAACGAGGCACATCGACATGTAACAGAGTCGTTTTCTACCAAGATTTTTGGCCAGCATTTGAATGAGTACCTAGTAAATGTTGCAAGCAGTAAGGAGGATTAA
- the LOC136218768 gene encoding uncharacterized protein isoform X5: MERTRSSKLNIAIIHPDLGIGIFPVSVYGSFLPRHIFYRLHALCAYLRCIFVALCMLFLYPSFDVILADQVSIVIPLLKLKKSTKVVFYCHFPDLLLAQHTTSLRRLYRKPIDFAEEITTGMADMILVNSKFTASTFAKTFTQLHSRGIQPAVLYPAVNVDQFEEPHSYKLNFLSINRYEKKKNIELAVSAFAMLRTLDEHSLQNSNLADTTLTIAGGYDKRLRENVEYLEELKSLAAREGVMDRVKFIMSCSTAERNALLSECLCVIYTPKDEHFGIVPLEAMAAHKPVIACNSGGPVETVKDGVTGFLCESTPKDFSLAMAKLIQDTQMAKIMGNEAHRHVTESFSTKIFGQHLNEYLVNVASSKED, translated from the exons ATGGAGAGAACAAGGAGCTCAAAGTTGAATATCGCAATAATTCATCCTGATCTTGGCATAG GTATCTTCCCTGTGAGTGTATATGGTTCCTTTCTACCTCGGCACATATTTTATCGTCTACATGCACTATGCGCATATTTGCGGTGTATTTTTGTTGCTCTATGCATGCTGTTCCTGTATCCATCATTTGATGTCATATTGGCAGATCAGGTGTCTATTGTCATCCCCCTGTTGAAACTTAAAAAATCAACAAAg GTTGTATTTTATTGTCATTTCCCTGACCTATTACTAGCTCAACACACTACCTCTCTCCGGAGGTTATATAGGAAACCCATTGACTTTGCGGAAGAAATTACAACTG GAATGGCAGATATGATCCTTGTTAATAGCAAATTTACTGCATCTACCTTTGCCAAGACATTCACCCAACTCCATTCACGAGGAATTCAACCAGCTGTTCTATACCCTGCTGTAAATGTGGACCAATTTGAGGAACCACATTCTTATAA ATTGAATTTTCTGTCCATAAATCGgtatgaaaagaaaaagaacatcGAATTAGCAGTTTCAGCCTTTGCTATGCTACGCACCCTCGATGAGCATTCTCTTCAAAATTCCAATCTAGCTGATACCACTTTGACTATTGCAG GTGGATATGATAAACGGCTGAGAGAGAATGTTGAATACTTGGAGGAGCTGAAAAGCTTAGCAGCAAGAGAAGGGGTGATGGATCGGGTTAAATTCATAATGTCTTGCTCAACAGCTGAAAGGAATGCTCTTCTTTCTGAATGTCTCTGCGTCATTTATACACCAAAG GACGAACATTTCGGGATTGTTCCTCTGGAGGCAATGGCAGCTCATAAGCCCGTTATTGCATGCAACAGTGGGGGTCCTGTGGAAACAGTAAAGGATGGAGTTACAGGATTTCTTTGTGAATCCACTCCTAAAGATTTCTCTCTGGCAATGGCTAAACTCATTCAAGATACCCAGATGGCGAAAATTATGGGAAACGAGGCACATCGACATGTAACAGAGTCGTTTTCTACCAAGATTTTTGGCCAGCATTTGAATGAGTACCTAGTAAATGTTGCAAGCAGTAAGGAGGATTAA
- the LOC136218768 gene encoding uncharacterized protein isoform X1: MERTRSSKLNIAIIHPDLGIGGAERLIVDAAVELASHGHSVHIFTSHHDKNRCFEETISGIFPVSVYGSFLPRHIFYRLHALCAYLRCIFVALCMLFLYPSFDVILADQVSIVIPLLKLKKSTKVVFYCHFPDLLLAQHTTSLRRLYRKPIDFAEEITTGMADMILVNSKFTASTFAKTFTQLHSRGIQPAVLYPAVNVDQFEEPHSYKLNFLSINRYEKKKNIELAVSAFAMLRTLDEHSLQNSNLADTTLTIAGGYDKRLRENVEYLEELKSLAAREGVMDRVKFIMSCSTAERNALLSECLCVIYTPKDEHFGIVPLEAMAAHKPVIACNSGGPVETVKDGVTGFLCESTPKDFSLAMAKLIQDTQMAKIMGNEAHRHVTESFSTKIFGQHLNEYLVNVASSKED; encoded by the exons ATGGAGAGAACAAGGAGCTCAAAGTTGAATATCGCAATAATTCATCCTGATCTTGGCATAG GTGGAGCCGAAAGACTAATTGTTGATGCGGCTGTTGAGCTTGCTTCCCATGGCCATAGTGTTCATATTTTTACATCTCACCATGATAAAAATCGATGCTTTGAAGAAACTATTTCTG GTATCTTCCCTGTGAGTGTATATGGTTCCTTTCTACCTCGGCACATATTTTATCGTCTACATGCACTATGCGCATATTTGCGGTGTATTTTTGTTGCTCTATGCATGCTGTTCCTGTATCCATCATTTGATGTCATATTGGCAGATCAGGTGTCTATTGTCATCCCCCTGTTGAAACTTAAAAAATCAACAAAg GTTGTATTTTATTGTCATTTCCCTGACCTATTACTAGCTCAACACACTACCTCTCTCCGGAGGTTATATAGGAAACCCATTGACTTTGCGGAAGAAATTACAACTG GAATGGCAGATATGATCCTTGTTAATAGCAAATTTACTGCATCTACCTTTGCCAAGACATTCACCCAACTCCATTCACGAGGAATTCAACCAGCTGTTCTATACCCTGCTGTAAATGTGGACCAATTTGAGGAACCACATTCTTATAA ATTGAATTTTCTGTCCATAAATCGgtatgaaaagaaaaagaacatcGAATTAGCAGTTTCAGCCTTTGCTATGCTACGCACCCTCGATGAGCATTCTCTTCAAAATTCCAATCTAGCTGATACCACTTTGACTATTGCAG GTGGATATGATAAACGGCTGAGAGAGAATGTTGAATACTTGGAGGAGCTGAAAAGCTTAGCAGCAAGAGAAGGGGTGATGGATCGGGTTAAATTCATAATGTCTTGCTCAACAGCTGAAAGGAATGCTCTTCTTTCTGAATGTCTCTGCGTCATTTATACACCAAAG GACGAACATTTCGGGATTGTTCCTCTGGAGGCAATGGCAGCTCATAAGCCCGTTATTGCATGCAACAGTGGGGGTCCTGTGGAAACAGTAAAGGATGGAGTTACAGGATTTCTTTGTGAATCCACTCCTAAAGATTTCTCTCTGGCAATGGCTAAACTCATTCAAGATACCCAGATGGCGAAAATTATGGGAAACGAGGCACATCGACATGTAACAGAGTCGTTTTCTACCAAGATTTTTGGCCAGCATTTGAATGAGTACCTAGTAAATGTTGCAAGCAGTAAGGAGGATTAA
- the LOC136218768 gene encoding uncharacterized protein isoform X4 → MRYQFYDLCISSYLCSCMLQKTNYTSSPCLKLSLGLYGIFPVSVYGSFLPRHIFYRLHALCAYLRCIFVALCMLFLYPSFDVILADQVSIVIPLLKLKKSTKVVFYCHFPDLLLAQHTTSLRRLYRKPIDFAEEITTGMADMILVNSKFTASTFAKTFTQLHSRGIQPAVLYPAVNVDQFEEPHSYKLNFLSINRYEKKKNIELAVSAFAMLRTLDEHSLQNSNLADTTLTIAGGYDKRLRENVEYLEELKSLAAREGVMDRVKFIMSCSTAERNALLSECLCVIYTPKDEHFGIVPLEAMAAHKPVIACNSGGPVETVKDGVTGFLCESTPKDFSLAMAKLIQDTQMAKIMGNEAHRHVTESFSTKIFGQHLNEYLVNVASSKED, encoded by the exons ATGAGATATCAGTTCTATGATTTGTGTATTTCATCATATCTTTGCAGTTGCATGTTGCAGAAGACTAACTATACGAGTTCACCCTGCTTAAAGCTGAGTTTAGGATTATATG GTATCTTCCCTGTGAGTGTATATGGTTCCTTTCTACCTCGGCACATATTTTATCGTCTACATGCACTATGCGCATATTTGCGGTGTATTTTTGTTGCTCTATGCATGCTGTTCCTGTATCCATCATTTGATGTCATATTGGCAGATCAGGTGTCTATTGTCATCCCCCTGTTGAAACTTAAAAAATCAACAAAg GTTGTATTTTATTGTCATTTCCCTGACCTATTACTAGCTCAACACACTACCTCTCTCCGGAGGTTATATAGGAAACCCATTGACTTTGCGGAAGAAATTACAACTG GAATGGCAGATATGATCCTTGTTAATAGCAAATTTACTGCATCTACCTTTGCCAAGACATTCACCCAACTCCATTCACGAGGAATTCAACCAGCTGTTCTATACCCTGCTGTAAATGTGGACCAATTTGAGGAACCACATTCTTATAA ATTGAATTTTCTGTCCATAAATCGgtatgaaaagaaaaagaacatcGAATTAGCAGTTTCAGCCTTTGCTATGCTACGCACCCTCGATGAGCATTCTCTTCAAAATTCCAATCTAGCTGATACCACTTTGACTATTGCAG GTGGATATGATAAACGGCTGAGAGAGAATGTTGAATACTTGGAGGAGCTGAAAAGCTTAGCAGCAAGAGAAGGGGTGATGGATCGGGTTAAATTCATAATGTCTTGCTCAACAGCTGAAAGGAATGCTCTTCTTTCTGAATGTCTCTGCGTCATTTATACACCAAAG GACGAACATTTCGGGATTGTTCCTCTGGAGGCAATGGCAGCTCATAAGCCCGTTATTGCATGCAACAGTGGGGGTCCTGTGGAAACAGTAAAGGATGGAGTTACAGGATTTCTTTGTGAATCCACTCCTAAAGATTTCTCTCTGGCAATGGCTAAACTCATTCAAGATACCCAGATGGCGAAAATTATGGGAAACGAGGCACATCGACATGTAACAGAGTCGTTTTCTACCAAGATTTTTGGCCAGCATTTGAATGAGTACCTAGTAAATGTTGCAAGCAGTAAGGAGGATTAA
- the LOC136218768 gene encoding uncharacterized mitochondrial protein AtMg00810-like isoform X7, translating into MRLLSLLPMAIVFIFLHLTMIKIDALKKLFLFHTKDLGALKYFLGIEVSRSKKGIFLSQRKYVLDLLSETGKSGAKPCSAPMTPNAHLTSEGEPFEDLGRYRRLVGKLNYLTVTRPDIAYSVSVVSQFMSSPTVDHWTALVQILCYLKGTPGRGLLYKNYGHTQIECFSDADWAGDKDDRRSTTGYCVFVGGNLISWKSKKQHVVSRSSAESEYRAMSQSVCEIMWIRHLLFELGFDVTTPAKLWCDNQAALHIASNPVFHERTKHIEIDCHFVREKLEENIIATAYIGTNEQLGDIFTRATMTKRSRVRVPATSLICGINKTHGGMGLCCARCKPNGHLRMGVCRRLI; encoded by the exons ATGCGGCTGTTGAGCTTGCTTCCCATGGCCATAGTGTTCATATTTTTACATCTCACCATGATAAAAATCGATGCTTTGAAGAAACTATTTCTG TTTCATACCAAGGATCTAGGAGCTTTGAAGTACTTCTTAGGAATTGAGGTGTCAAGAAGTAAGAAAGGAATTTTCCTGtctcaaagaaaatatgttCTTGATTTGTTATCCGAAACTGGAAAATCTGGAGCTAAGCCATGCAGTGCACCTATGACACCGAATGCGCATCTCACATCAGAAGGAGAGCCCTTTGAAGACCTTGGAAGATATAGGCGCTTGGTTGGAAAGTTAAACTATCTTACAGTGACTAGACCAGATATTGCCTATTCTGTCAGTGTTGTTAGCCAGTTTATGTCATCTCCCACTGTTGATCACTGGACTGCACTGGTACAGATCTTATGCTACTTAAAGGGAACTCCTGGCCGGGGCTTACTTTACAAGAATTATGGTCATACCCAGATTGAATGTTTCTCCGATGCAGATTGGGCAGGAGACAAAGATGATAGGAGATCCACTACCggttattgtgtttttgttgGAGGTAATTTAATTTCTTGGAAGAGTAAGAAGCAACATGTTGTTTCTCGCTCTAGTGCAGAATCTGAATACCGAGCGATGTCTCAATCAGTGTGTGAGATTATGTGGATTCGTCATCTCCTCTTCGAACTTGGTTTCGACGTCACCACTCCGGCAAAATTATGGTGTGACAATCAAGCAGCGCTTCATATTGCTTCCAATCCAGTGTTCCATGAACGTACTAAGCACATTGAAATAGATTGTCACTTTGTTCGTGAAAAGCTAGAAGAGAACATCATTGCTACAGCCTACATTGGCACAAATGAACAGCTCGGAGACATTTTTACCAGAGCCACTatgaccaaacggtcgagggttcgagtcccggcaacctcattaatttgtggaattaataaaacacatggcgggatgggcctgtgttgtgcacgctgcaagcccaatgggCATTTGCGTATGGGGgtgtgtcggagattaatataa
- the LOC136218768 gene encoding uncharacterized mitochondrial protein AtMg00810-like isoform X3, with the protein MERTRSSKLNIAIIHPDLGIGGAERLIVDAAVELASHGHSVHIFTSHHDKNRCFEETISGTDSSGISSLKSFLHGQFHTKDLGALKYFLGIEVSRSKKGIFLSQRKYVLDLLSETGKSGAKPCSAPMTPNAHLTSEGEPFEDLGRYRRLVGKLNYLTVTRPDIAYSVSVVSQFMSSPTVDHWTALVQILCYLKGTPGRGLLYKNYGHTQIECFSDADWAGDKDDRRSTTGYCVFVGGNLISWKSKKQHVVSRSSAESEYRAMSQSVCEIMWIRHLLFELGFDVTTPAKLWCDNQAALHIASNPVFHERTKHIEIDCHFVREKLEENIIATAYIGTNEQLGDIFTRATMTKRSRVRVPATSLICGINKTHGGMGLCCARCKPNGHLRMGVCRRLI; encoded by the exons ATGGAGAGAACAAGGAGCTCAAAGTTGAATATCGCAATAATTCATCCTGATCTTGGCATAG GTGGAGCCGAAAGACTAATTGTTGATGCGGCTGTTGAGCTTGCTTCCCATGGCCATAGTGTTCATATTTTTACATCTCACCATGATAAAAATCGATGCTTTGAAGAAACTATTTCTG GTACTGACAGTTCAGGAATCTCGTCTTTGAAATCATTTCTCCATGGTCAGTTTCATACCAAGGATCTAGGAGCTTTGAAGTACTTCTTAGGAATTGAGGTGTCAAGAAGTAAGAAAGGAATTTTCCTGtctcaaagaaaatatgttCTTGATTTGTTATCCGAAACTGGAAAATCTGGAGCTAAGCCATGCAGTGCACCTATGACACCGAATGCGCATCTCACATCAGAAGGAGAGCCCTTTGAAGACCTTGGAAGATATAGGCGCTTGGTTGGAAAGTTAAACTATCTTACAGTGACTAGACCAGATATTGCCTATTCTGTCAGTGTTGTTAGCCAGTTTATGTCATCTCCCACTGTTGATCACTGGACTGCACTGGTACAGATCTTATGCTACTTAAAGGGAACTCCTGGCCGGGGCTTACTTTACAAGAATTATGGTCATACCCAGATTGAATGTTTCTCCGATGCAGATTGGGCAGGAGACAAAGATGATAGGAGATCCACTACCggttattgtgtttttgttgGAGGTAATTTAATTTCTTGGAAGAGTAAGAAGCAACATGTTGTTTCTCGCTCTAGTGCAGAATCTGAATACCGAGCGATGTCTCAATCAGTGTGTGAGATTATGTGGATTCGTCATCTCCTCTTCGAACTTGGTTTCGACGTCACCACTCCGGCAAAATTATGGTGTGACAATCAAGCAGCGCTTCATATTGCTTCCAATCCAGTGTTCCATGAACGTACTAAGCACATTGAAATAGATTGTCACTTTGTTCGTGAAAAGCTAGAAGAGAACATCATTGCTACAGCCTACATTGGCACAAATGAACAGCTCGGAGACATTTTTACCAGAGCCACTatgaccaaacggtcgagggttcgagtcccggcaacctcattaatttgtggaattaataaaacacatggcgggatgggcctgtgttgtgcacgctgcaagcccaatgggCATTTGCGTATGGGGgtgtgtcggagattaatataa
- the LOC136218768 gene encoding uncharacterized mitochondrial protein AtMg00810-like isoform X2: MERTRSSKLNIAIIHPDLGIGGAERLIVDAAVELASHGHSVHIFTSHHDKNRCFEETISDDIVITGTDSSGISSLKSFLHGQFHTKDLGALKYFLGIEVSRSKKGIFLSQRKYVLDLLSETGKSGAKPCSAPMTPNAHLTSEGEPFEDLGRYRRLVGKLNYLTVTRPDIAYSVSVVSQFMSSPTVDHWTALVQILCYLKGTPGRGLLYKNYGHTQIECFSDADWAGDKDDRRSTTGYCVFVGGNLISWKSKKQHVVSRSSAESEYRAMSQSVCEIMWIRHLLFELGFDVTTPAKLWCDNQAALHIASNPVFHERTKHIEIDCHFVREKLEENIIATAYIGTNEQLGDIFTRATMTKRSRVRVPATSLICGINKTHGGMGLCCARCKPNGHLRMGVCRRLI, from the exons ATGGAGAGAACAAGGAGCTCAAAGTTGAATATCGCAATAATTCATCCTGATCTTGGCATAG GTGGAGCCGAAAGACTAATTGTTGATGCGGCTGTTGAGCTTGCTTCCCATGGCCATAGTGTTCATATTTTTACATCTCACCATGATAAAAATCGATGCTTTGAAGAAACTATTTCTG ACGATATTGTTATTACAGGTACTGACAGTTCAGGAATCTCGTCTTTGAAATCATTTCTCCATGGTCAGTTTCATACCAAGGATCTAGGAGCTTTGAAGTACTTCTTAGGAATTGAGGTGTCAAGAAGTAAGAAAGGAATTTTCCTGtctcaaagaaaatatgttCTTGATTTGTTATCCGAAACTGGAAAATCTGGAGCTAAGCCATGCAGTGCACCTATGACACCGAATGCGCATCTCACATCAGAAGGAGAGCCCTTTGAAGACCTTGGAAGATATAGGCGCTTGGTTGGAAAGTTAAACTATCTTACAGTGACTAGACCAGATATTGCCTATTCTGTCAGTGTTGTTAGCCAGTTTATGTCATCTCCCACTGTTGATCACTGGACTGCACTGGTACAGATCTTATGCTACTTAAAGGGAACTCCTGGCCGGGGCTTACTTTACAAGAATTATGGTCATACCCAGATTGAATGTTTCTCCGATGCAGATTGGGCAGGAGACAAAGATGATAGGAGATCCACTACCggttattgtgtttttgttgGAGGTAATTTAATTTCTTGGAAGAGTAAGAAGCAACATGTTGTTTCTCGCTCTAGTGCAGAATCTGAATACCGAGCGATGTCTCAATCAGTGTGTGAGATTATGTGGATTCGTCATCTCCTCTTCGAACTTGGTTTCGACGTCACCACTCCGGCAAAATTATGGTGTGACAATCAAGCAGCGCTTCATATTGCTTCCAATCCAGTGTTCCATGAACGTACTAAGCACATTGAAATAGATTGTCACTTTGTTCGTGAAAAGCTAGAAGAGAACATCATTGCTACAGCCTACATTGGCACAAATGAACAGCTCGGAGACATTTTTACCAGAGCCACTatgaccaaacggtcgagggttcgagtcccggcaacctcattaatttgtggaattaataaaacacatggcgggatgggcctgtgttgtgcacgctgcaagcccaatgggCATTTGCGTATGGGGgtgtgtcggagattaatataa